A portion of the Fragaria vesca subsp. vesca unplaced genomic scaffold, FraVesHawaii_1.0 scf0511347, whole genome shotgun sequence genome contains these proteins:
- the LOC101301630 gene encoding uncharacterized protein LOC101301630: protein MAAGKRPKNTKIEVAYGFLTFSGDNVFSPLAKFEVVTANTGTGPVHIRCAYNKKYLRRKDETSGYIAPKADEPDEDHAKWSCTLFEPLESADGDSGKAKLRHVQMKLYVTPFYTGSKDKNKNYFLCNRSFESCTYDIADLESLVILPRHVAFKGHTGYYLKIVSSGMFQFVSKDKGLPECWFEVYTNGHGRVQIKSRQRNSYLFNMGNRIQLYDSSPDMEATDPRTLFMPVKVSGNAIALRSLCDNNYYCAQYSDANGSDFLHACYGSIAADSRFILEELVLSRKIYNTDFDLKNAIIYGETPITMATANASNDTAKDNTAEFRFEYKDSTSSMWNSSSSWSVGMEVSVSFKIPFIGGTDVSISGEYADSYEEGTAVTTENTLETTYTATVPANTSISVSLMATRGKGDVPYSYYQKDVLYNGKTVVYKKDDGLYTGINSYNFRYEVTTLKGPKTRADLPTREHMLPNPSVNPSVEQMLPVPAAPSGSTTGVQNKVSISTMEQGLVKMELEDAAAQSVDMKP from the coding sequence GCGTATGGCTTCCTCACCTTCAGCGGAGACAACGTCTTCAGCCCGTTAGCAAAGTTTGAGGTGGTGACGGCCAATACCGGGACGGGACCAGTGCACATACGATGCGCCTACAACAAGAAGTACCTGCGACGCAAAGATGAAACTAGTGGGTACATTGCTCCTAAGGCTGATGAACCAGACGAGGACCATGCCAAATGGTCGTGTACACTGTTTGAGCCTCTAGAATCTGCCGATGGCGACAGCGGCAAGGCCAAGCTTCGCCATGTCCAAATGAAACTATATGTAACGCCATTTTACACAGGAAGCaaagacaaaaacaagaattattttttgtgcAATCGGAGTTTCGAAAGTTGTACTTATGACATCGCCGACTTGGAGTCGTTGGTGATATTGCCAAGGCATGTCGCCTTCAAAGGCCACACAGGCTATTACCTTAAGATTGTCTCGAGTGGGATGTTCCAGTTCGTCTCAAAAGATAAGGGGCTTCCTGAGTGCTGGTTCGAGGTCTACACTAATGGCCACGGAAGAGTACAAATCAAGTCACGCCAAAGAAACAGTTACTTGTTCAACATGGGTAACAGGATCCAGTTATATGACTCATCTCCAGACATGGAAGCCACTGATCCAAGAACCTTGTTTATGCCGGTGAAGGTCAGCGGTAATGCGATCGCGCTTAGAAGCTTGTGCGACAACAACTATTACTGCGCACAATACAGTGACGCTAATGGAAGCGACTTCTTGCATGCATGCTACGGCAGCATTGCAGCCGACTCGCGCTTCATTCTGGAAGAGCTTGTTTTGTCTAGGAAAATCTACAATACTGACTTCGACCTCAAGAATGCGATTATCTACGGCGAGACCCCGATCACCATGGCCACCGCCAACGCCAGCAACGACACCGCAAAAGACAACACTGCGGAGTTCCGATTCGAGTACAAGGATAGTACGAGCAGCATGTGGAACTCCTCCAGCTCATGGAGTGTGGGGATGGAAGTCAGCGTCAGCTTCAAAATTCCATTCATCGGTGGTACTGACGTCAGTATTTCCGGTGAGTATGCCGATTCGTACGAGGAGGGAACAGCTGTGACGACCGAAAACACATTAGAGACTACCTACACGGCCACCGTGCCGGCTAACACTTCGATATCTGTGAGCCTGATGGCGACGAGAGGAAAAGGCGACGTGCCTTACTCTTATTATCAGAAGGACGTGCTTTACAACGGTAAAACCGTTGTCTATAAGAAAGATGACGGGCTATACACGGGTATCAATTCATACAACTTTCGCTACGAGGTTACAACATTGAAAGGGCCAAAAACTAGAGCTGATTTGCCGACCCGAGAGCACATGTTGCCGAACCCGTCGGTCAATCCCTCCGTCGAACAAATGCTACCAGTGCCGGCCGCGCCGTCTGGATCAACCACCGGAGTGCAAAACAAGGTGAGCATTTCCACCATGGAACAAGGCTTGGTGAAAATGGAATTAGAAGACGCAGCAGCTCAGTCTGTCGACATGAAACCCTAG